A stretch of DNA from Longimicrobium sp.:
CACGGGCCGCCTCCCATACCTGTCCGAAAGGCGCCCCCAGCCCGGCGCGAAGAGGAATTGCATCGCCGAGTACACCGCCAGCAGCGACGCCACCGCCACCGCCCCGGCGCCGAACCCCTGCGCGTACAGCGGGAGGAGGGGAATGACGATCCCGAACCCCACCAGGTCCAGCAGTACGGTGACGAAGACGATGGCCAAGGGCGAGCGCCGGCCGCCCACCGCGGGGGGCACGGCGGGGCGCGCGCGGAGGCGGGGGCGGGAAGGCGCGGATAGCACGGATCGGGTCACGACCAGGGTTCCATCTCGCTGCGTGCGGCGGGGCCGCGGGTCCTTGGGCCTCCCGGCGGGAGGGGGAAAGCGGCCGGGAAGATACCGCCCCGGGCGTGGCGAGACAACGACTTGCGGGGCCATGGGTGGCACGGGGCGTGCTGCGCGGCTACGTTCATCCATCGAACGATCCAGCCACACCGGGAGCGCTTTGATGAACGACGTGATCGAGACCGCGGACGCCCTCCACGCGAGCGCCAACCGCCTCTACTGGCACAGCCGCGACTCCGTGGACGCCCTCGCCGCGCGGCTGGGGATGAGCCGCCACTCCTTCTACCAGTCGATCCGCCCGGAGCCCGCGGGCCGCGCCTGCGCAGCGTGCGGAGGCGAGCTGGAGTTCGCCAACCGCACCGCCCGCCAGACCTCGCGCGCGCGCTGCGCCGGCTGCGGCGCCACCGAGCGCGTGGCCCCGCCCGCCGTCCAATCGGTGGTGGTCGAGGACGTGCTCCCCGCGCCGCCTCCGCCGCCTCCGAGCGCGCGCCCCAGCTTCCGCGGTTGGAACCTGTCCCGCTGGCGCCGCGAGCTGGCCGCCGTCCCCCGCGAGCGCGCCGCGATGGTGGGCGGCGCCGCGGCGCTGGGCGTGGCGGCCGGTGTGCTCGCCCTGGAGCTCCTCAACCCCTCGCGCTGGTGATGCCGGTCGACGCATCGCGCACGGATGCGCTGCGGAAGATGGCCGCCGCGCACCCCCAGGACCCGCGCCCCCGGTTCGGCCTGGCTCTGGAGTTCGAGCGCGCCGGCGACTGGGAGTCCGCCGCCGCCGAGCTCCGCGCCTACCTGAACCTCGCGGACGACGAGGGGAACGCCTTCGGCCGCCTGGGCCACGCCCTGCGCCAGCTCGGCCGCGACGACGAGGCCCGCGAAGCCTACCGCCAGGGCATCGCCGCCGCCGAGCGCCACGGACACCCCACGATGGCGATGGAGTTCGAGGAAGTGCTGGAGGAGATGGGGTAGTTGGGGAATGGGGAATGGGGAATGGGGAATGGGGAATGGGGAATGGGGAATGGAGAATGGGCTAAGGGGCGAGGAGGCGTGCGCGCAGAGAGCGTAGCATCTTGCTGATGCGCGTCAGCAGGGCCAGCTCTGCGACGACCCGTTCCTCGGTGACATAGCCGAGCCGGATCGCGATCAGGAGAAAGGTCTCGATCTCGGCGAGTGAGCCCTTTGCAACGGCGAGGAAGGCGGCGTAGTCCTTTCGAGTAGACCGCGAGTTGCCTTCCGCGATGTTTGCCGGAACAGACACGGCGGCTCGCCGGATCTGCGAGGTCAGGCCGAACCGCTCATCGGAGGGAAACGTCGCGGATACGCGGTAGATATCCACCACGAGATCCATCCCCAGCCGCCAGACATCCAGATCCCGGTGCGACGACACGCGGTTCATCTCTCCTCCACTGTCGATTCCCCATTCCCCATTCCCCATTCCCCATTCCCCCGCTGTTCACACCCCAGCCCCGCACCCCGCCCGCGTCCTCACCATCTGCTCGATCTCGAACGCGATCGACTCTACGGAGCGGGTGTCGGCGGGAATGGAGACGTCGGCCAGGCGGTAGAGGGGCTCGCGCTCTTCCATCATCTGCGCGATGATGGGGGCGGGGTCGTCCAGGTCGCGAAAGGGGCGGGGGATGGAGTCCTCGCGCAGGCGGCGGATGGTTTCGTCCACTGATACGCGCAGCCACACTCGCAGCGTCTCGGCGCCCAGGAGGCCCAGGAGCTCGGGGCGCGTGATCCAGCCGCCGCCGGGCGACATCACCAGGCGCCCCGCCGAAGCCGCCTCCCGGGTCAGCGCCGCCTCCCGCTCGCGGAAGCCTTCCTCGCCCACGTCGGCGATCAGCTCCTTGACGGTTCGCCCCTCGCGCTGTTCTATCTCCACGTCGAAGTCCAGGAAGCTCCACTCCAGCCGGCGCGCCAGCGCGGCGCCCACCGTGCTCTTCCCCGACGTCATGTAGCCCAGCAGCACCACGCGGTGCACGCCCGGAAAAGGGGGGATGTCGGACTCGCGTCTTCCCATGCTGCCTCCGTTCAGGGTCCGCGGCTCGCCCACGCACGATGCAGACCCGCCGCGTGGCTTTTCCGAAGATTTGCCGAACCGAAAGAGCGCGCCGGGGTACAAGATGATAGGTTCCCGCTCGAATGCCGCCCCCCGCGGCCGGATGGATAGACACAGGCCCCGATGATCGCCACCACCACGCAGCGCGACCGCATCCTCCCGCGGCTGATTGAAGACGAGATGCGCGAGTCGTTCATCGACTATTCGATGAGCGTCATCGTGCAGCGCGCCCTCCCCGACGTGCGCGACGGGCTGAAGCCGGTGCACCGCCGCATCCTCTTCGCCATGCACGAGGCGGGGCTCAGCCCCACTCGGCCCTACAAAAAGAGCGCGACCGTCGTGGGCGACGTGCTGGGCAAGTACCACCCGCACGGCGACACCGCGGTGTACGACTCGCTCGTGCGCATGGTGCAGGACTTCTCCCTCCGCTACCCGCTGGTGGACGGGCAGGGGAACTTCGGCTCCATCGACGGCGACGCGGCGGCCGCCTACCGCTACACCGAGGCGCGGCTGTCGCAGATCGCCACCGAGATGCTGGCGGACATCGACCGCGACAC
This window harbors:
- a CDS encoding tetratricopeptide repeat protein; translation: MPVDASRTDALRKMAAAHPQDPRPRFGLALEFERAGDWESAAAELRAYLNLADDEGNAFGRLGHALRQLGRDDEAREAYRQGIAAAERHGHPTMAMEFEEVLEEMG
- a CDS encoding four helix bundle protein, with amino-acid sequence MNRVSSHRDLDVWRLGMDLVVDIYRVSATFPSDERFGLTSQIRRAAVSVPANIAEGNSRSTRKDYAAFLAVAKGSLAEIETFLLIAIRLGYVTEERVVAELALLTRISKMLRSLRARLLAP
- a CDS encoding shikimate kinase, with amino-acid sequence MGRRESDIPPFPGVHRVVLLGYMTSGKSTVGAALARRLEWSFLDFDVEIEQREGRTVKELIADVGEEGFREREAALTREAASAGRLVMSPGGGWITRPELLGLLGAETLRVWLRVSVDETIRRLREDSIPRPFRDLDDPAPIIAQMMEEREPLYRLADVSIPADTRSVESIAFEIEQMVRTRAGCGAGV